In one window of Verrucomicrobiota bacterium DNA:
- a CDS encoding VCBS repeat-containing protein — protein sequence MNRPHKIFVGSLLPLCFLLLVSCDNQSQSTSVDDNPPVAARLSDAKSVDGKYISWKEHLIDGEEISGVPLSGSDGITMGDLDKDGYPDFVSVHESDVEYDGVAYGYIRLAFGSADPDQWELVTLAVGSEAGAAEDTDIADFNGDGWPDIVAACELEHLIYFQNPGKDIRTGKWERVIPSITANRGSMIRVFSADFNKDGKLEIIAPNKGNQSASEAAKSSNPISWFEIKGEPLDGAWIEHELTRVVIPENSRPVDLDGDGDLDILGASRGEGRIMWFENLGTNPISFKEHSIHAFEGETPYPITGVNVDFHDFNKDGRLDIVVYHSPEKRKFGWIEQPDDFDKPWKLHPIGDTYPDMLIGVVVADINSDGNPDVMIGTYSGGPRDKDGADKTVNDNIGRIVWFEHSGDPAGQWIPHDISRRIRGMFDQFVPIDLDKDGDIDFASTRGNSYPYDGVFWLEQVRTKEPTKRFTPARKEESREMGLPSDGLDGGLDTTTRR from the coding sequence ATGAATAGACCACACAAAATTTTCGTTGGGTCATTGCTGCCACTGTGTTTTTTACTGTTGGTTTCTTGCGACAATCAAAGCCAGAGTACTTCCGTGGATGACAACCCACCCGTTGCAGCGCGCCTGTCCGACGCCAAATCCGTGGATGGGAAGTATATCTCCTGGAAGGAACACTTGATTGATGGAGAGGAGATCAGTGGTGTTCCACTAAGTGGGAGCGATGGAATCACTATGGGTGATCTCGATAAGGACGGTTATCCTGATTTCGTCTCCGTCCACGAATCCGATGTCGAATACGACGGCGTAGCGTATGGTTATATTCGCCTGGCCTTTGGCTCGGCCGATCCTGATCAATGGGAATTGGTAACCTTGGCAGTGGGTTCGGAAGCAGGTGCTGCTGAAGATACGGACATCGCTGATTTCAACGGCGATGGGTGGCCGGATATTGTGGCCGCTTGTGAACTGGAGCATCTCATCTATTTCCAAAATCCTGGTAAGGATATCCGAACCGGAAAGTGGGAACGCGTGATTCCGTCTATCACTGCCAACCGTGGATCCATGATCCGCGTTTTCTCAGCCGATTTCAATAAAGACGGTAAGCTGGAAATCATCGCCCCCAATAAGGGGAATCAGTCTGCCAGTGAGGCAGCGAAATCAAGCAACCCCATTTCCTGGTTTGAAATCAAAGGAGAGCCACTGGATGGAGCCTGGATCGAACATGAATTGACGCGTGTTGTTATTCCTGAGAACTCCAGACCGGTCGATTTGGACGGCGACGGAGATCTCGATATTCTCGGCGCTTCACGTGGTGAAGGACGCATTATGTGGTTTGAAAACCTGGGGACCAACCCCATCTCTTTCAAAGAACACTCCATCCATGCGTTTGAAGGTGAAACGCCGTACCCCATTACCGGAGTCAATGTGGATTTCCATGACTTCAACAAAGATGGCCGCCTGGATATCGTAGTTTACCACAGTCCCGAAAAGAGAAAGTTTGGCTGGATCGAACAACCGGATGATTTTGACAAGCCTTGGAAGCTTCATCCCATCGGTGACACCTATCCGGACATGCTGATTGGAGTGGTTGTGGCCGATATCAATTCGGATGGGAATCCCGATGTGATGATTGGGACTTACAGTGGGGGACCACGAGACAAGGATGGAGCGGACAAAACGGTAAACGACAATATAGGTAGAATCGTTTGGTTCGAACATTCGGGCGATCCGGCAGGACAATGGATTCCCCACGATATCTCCCGCCGCATCCGCGGTATGTTTGACCAGTTCGTGCCCATCGACCTGGATAAGGATGGTGATATCGACTTCGCCTCCACTCGTGGAAACAGCTACCCCTACGACGGAGTATTCTGGTTGGAGCAGGTCCGCACAAAAGAGCCAACCAAGCGATTTACCCCCGCCCGTAAAGAAGAAAGCCGTGAGATGGGATTGCCGTCGGACGGCCTTGACGGAGGCCTGGATACTACAACGCGCAGGTAA
- a CDS encoding redoxin domain-containing protein, which produces MPQFKQLGTQLLALTPEVPDKWLSTKEKHSLEFEVLTDLNSSVARNYGLVFKVPPEVMVYFNQGFNLSEFNGNSSDELPLAATYLIDRHKKIRYAYLNPDYRNRAEPDDILKQLEQLSD; this is translated from the coding sequence ATGCCGCAATTCAAGCAGTTAGGAACTCAACTACTGGCGTTGACGCCAGAGGTGCCGGATAAATGGTTATCAACCAAGGAAAAGCACAGTCTTGAATTTGAAGTGCTGACAGACCTGAATAGCAGCGTGGCCAGGAACTATGGTTTGGTGTTCAAGGTTCCGCCCGAAGTAATGGTATATTTCAATCAGGGTTTCAATCTCAGTGAGTTCAACGGAAATTCGTCGGACGAGCTACCTTTGGCAGCTACCTACCTAATTGATAGACATAAAAAAATCCGGTATGCGTATTTAAATCCGGATTACCGAAATCGGGCCGAACCTGACGACATTCTAAAACAGTTGGAACAGCTCTCTGACTAA
- a CDS encoding RraA family protein, which produces MNSKKLGTLFIAVISLLVFSQSAFSIPLEMSKEQLIRYTSEWKGERFPDGRPKVPDDVIERMKLVNIEEAWGVLRSEGYDYQFERGWKMVHPGKVLCGRALTVTYMPLRTVANRVTNEIGKEDGRIGNQISWPIDMLSQGDVYVADIYKREIGGPIIGGNLANSIFAKSGNGVLFNGEVRDLAQLEAIEGFNAFVRDWNPGVYRASMIMGINIPTNIGNVAVFPGDVILGNREGVIVIPPHLAEKVVKTAEFIRLKDEFGFERLKAGVYTPGQIDTGDWSDDIEKDFSQWMRDNIDNLSVPKAQVQEILKERTL; this is translated from the coding sequence ATGAATTCAAAAAAACTAGGTACCCTCTTCATTGCAGTGATCAGCTTGCTGGTCTTTTCTCAGTCGGCCTTCTCCATTCCACTAGAAATGAGCAAGGAGCAGCTCATTCGCTATACCTCCGAATGGAAGGGCGAGCGTTTCCCTGATGGACGCCCCAAAGTTCCTGACGATGTTATTGAGAGAATGAAATTAGTAAACATTGAAGAAGCGTGGGGAGTGCTGCGGAGTGAAGGTTACGACTACCAATTCGAACGTGGCTGGAAAATGGTGCATCCTGGCAAGGTGCTTTGTGGGAGGGCGCTCACGGTTACCTACATGCCTTTAAGGACGGTAGCAAATAGAGTGACAAATGAGATCGGTAAAGAAGACGGACGTATAGGGAATCAGATTTCCTGGCCGATTGATATGCTGAGCCAAGGCGATGTCTATGTGGCAGATATTTATAAACGGGAGATTGGAGGGCCCATTATAGGAGGCAATCTTGCCAACTCCATTTTCGCGAAGTCGGGAAACGGAGTATTGTTCAATGGCGAGGTTCGAGATCTTGCTCAACTGGAAGCTATCGAAGGGTTCAACGCCTTTGTGCGCGATTGGAATCCAGGTGTCTACCGGGCATCCATGATTATGGGAATTAATATTCCCACAAATATAGGAAACGTTGCCGTATTTCCAGGGGATGTTATTCTGGGTAATCGTGAAGGCGTGATTGTCATTCCTCCGCACTTGGCTGAGAAGGTTGTCAAAACAGCCGAATTTATTCGGCTTAAAGATGAGTTTGGCTTCGAGCGACTCAAGGCAGGCGTATATACTCCCGGTCAAATTGATACGGGAGATTGGAGCGACGATATCGAAAAAGATTTCTCCCAATGGATGCGTGACAATATCGACAATCTCTCGGTACCTAAAGCGCAAGTACAGGAAATTTTGAAGGAAAGAACCTTGTAG